A single region of the Lotus japonicus ecotype B-129 chromosome 4, LjGifu_v1.2 genome encodes:
- the LOC130713116 gene encoding uncharacterized protein LOC130713116: MAGRPPNINANLATALNGLTEVLRAQAQFMQGAYVVPGGEQRGLDKFLKRNPPNFKGEYNPDGAYKWMTQVEKILNSMNCTDNQKVNYASYLLEGEAETWWTQAKPRMIQANLMTWIEFKRVFLEKYFPEDVKARKEVEFLELKQGNMTIGQYAAKFEELAQFHPSYRDAANENSKCITFENGLRPDIKAAMGYQQIRNFYTLVDKCRIFENDDKQRREYLKTLGPQKNFRGGIDKKKQFQKAFRSQGPSSARACQYKLPKS, translated from the exons ATGGCTGGTAGACCCCCAAACATCAACGCCAATCTTGCTACCGCTCTAAATGGTCTGACCGAAGTTTTAAGGGCACAGGCGCAGTTCATGCAAGGGGCTTATGTTGTTCCGGGAGGAGAACAACGTGGACTTGATAAGTTTTTGAAGCGGAACCCTCCGAATTTCAAGGGGGAGTACAATCCTGACGGAGCTTATAAATGGATGACCCAAGTAGAAAAGATTCTCAACTCGATGAACTGCACCGACAATCAGAAGGTGAATTATGCCAGTTATCTGCTAGAGGGAGAAGCTGAAACCTGGTGGACCCAGGCTAAACCAAGGATGATCCAAGCTAACCTAATGACTTGGATAGAGTTTAAAAGAGTATTTCTGGAGAAATACTTCCCTGAAGACGTCAAGGCTCGAAAggaagttgaatttttggagcTGAAACAGGGAAATATGACTATTGGGCAGTATGCAGCTAAATTCGAGGAACTGGCTCAATTTCATCCCTCGTACCGCGATGCTGCAAATGAAAACTCCAAATGTATTACGTTTGAAAACGGATTGAGGCCAGACATCAAAGCTGCCATGGGGTACCAGCAGATTCGAAACTTTTATACGTTGGTAGACAAATGCCGCATATTCGAGAATGACGACAAACAGAGAAGGGAGTACCTGAAAACCCTCGGTCCTCAGAAGAACTTTCGAGGAGGAATTGATAAAAAGAAACAATTCCAGAAAGCTTTCCGATCGCAAGGTCCTTCTTCTG CCAGGGCATGTCAGTACAAATTGCCCAAATCCTAA